Within the Flavobacteriales bacterium genome, the region TTTCCTTTCCGGGGTATTCGTTCCGGACGTCTTCCAGGCCATACATCATGGGGACCTTTTCACCGGGTTCGAAATAGGTGAACTCCTGGGACGTGCCCAGTACCCATGATTCCGGATCATCCGGGTTACCGCCGTACGTTGCGATCAGTTTGGGCTGACCATGCATTTCGTTTAGCACAAAGCGGAAGCCCTGTGTCAACCAAACGTTGTTCACGGCGTATTGGAAAACAAGTCCCGGAACTACCAGCCAATCTTTTCGCTCGTCAAGCGGACTCATTTCAAAGGCATCGCCCAGGTTGTTTTCATAGTGTTTGTCAAATGGATAATCCTTGGCTGTGTAGAATTCGTTCACAGTGAAGCCCGGACTGGTGTTACCCTCATAAATATTCCGGGCAACCACCTTTGAATATCCGATGGATGGGGAAGGCAAAAGCGATTCACCCATGGGTCCTTCAAAATTGTCTTTGCCTTTTCCACGGATGATCTTTTCATAGAATCGTTTGGCACGGCGTTGCGCACGGTATTTGATCACCGCATTTTCTTCGCGGATGGCGTCGGGTTCCATGGTGGCCACACCGCTGCTGATTTCGTTGCCGTAGTCATCCTTTGTTTTGTAGGCGTATTCGGTTCCATAGAGGCGTGCGCTTTCGCTGCCGTCTTCACTAAAACCTTTGTCGTACAAAAGAATTCGCTTTACACGCACACCACCGCCGTCTTTGTCAATGATGGGAATGCGCAGGTACGAAAGATCGTTGTTGATGGACGGGCAGATGCGGAAATCGCTACCGAACGGGAAGGTGGTCAGTGTGTAGTATCCCGACTGTAAAAACGCGAGGATCACATCCTTCATTTTCTTTCCGGGTTTGTCGTTCACGGTATTGTCTTTGACCAGTGTGGAACAACCGTTGCGGTTGATGTTTCCGATGCGGTTTGATACCACATAGCCTACGCACGCTTTGTGCAGGGCATCGTCGTCCATGTCAAGATAGAGTTGTCCGCCGGCATCCACGCCCACGGCATCCACCTGGGCGTAGCCTTCCACATACTCCGAGTTGCAGTGGTTGTTAGACAAGCTGGCATCACCCTGGTTGTCGAGGAGTTGATACAGGAACTTGTAATAGATTTTCTCCTTTTTATTGTTCAGGAAAATGGAACGCATGTATTCGGCGATGCGCTGTTTGTCGTTCACAGGGTCCTGAAGCACTACGTCGCTGTCGATATTGAGGTAGTAGCGATTGCCGCTGTGAGAGGCGATGCTGACCATAGCCATGGCCTTTTCAGCCTGCACATAGGCATAGTCTTTCTGCTCATATTGCACATGAATCTCACCACCGGAGGGCAGTTTGATCACTTTCAGTTGCCATGCTGCGGGGTCGAAGTTTCCGGCCGGTTTTTGATTCAGCCAGGGCCTCAGGTTTTCATGTTGTTGTTTACCATCTTTTTGATAGTTACCCCAGGCGTCGAGGTTTAACGGGTTGTAAACCGGTGTTTCGTCTTTGCCGCTGCCATAATTGCTGAGTGCCGCATATGGTGACGGATAGGTAACGGTCGGGTACACGTATTCGAATTCATACGGACTGATTTTGGCAGGGATCACATTCTCATATTCGAACCACACCCTTTTCAGTGTGAGTTTGCCCCGTCCGTTGGTGCCGTTGGGAAGTCCGTCAAGCGTGGTGGCGTTGAAGTTGCCGGCCCAGGCTTCGGGTCCGTCCGAAGGTTGGTTGTTGTAATATTCAAAACGAACGGTTTTAACGAGCTGATCGGGTTCACCATTGGTGCTTCGGGCATACAGCTTGATGGCGTCGAGTCGTTTCAGTTTGTGGCTTCCTTTGGCTGTTGAGCTGGTGGAAGCTGTTTCTTCATTGTGGGATGCCTCAAGGCCGTCTTCACGATCTGAAGTTTCGAAAACAGCATAATGGGTTTTGGTTTCGATCACATCCAGGATGTACTGCTCTTTATAACCGTACATCACAGAAGCGACGTTGTCTTTCGGGTCGGAAATCTCTCCCGTCTGGTAGCTCATTCCATTATAGGGAATGCGCCACTTGTACCAATCATCCAGGTTGTCGGACGTTTTGTCGCGTGAACCTGAAATGCGTTTATAAGAGAACCTGGTATATCCGCCGAAATCGTCCGGGGTGGGTCCGTCAAGGGTTCGGTCGATGTAGTCGGATGTGTTGATTTCGGTCAGCAGGAATGCGGTTGCGTAGGGTGCTTCTCTTTCTTCGCCGATGGCGAATTTTTCACTATCGGGATCTTTGATGCCGTGATCTGAAAAGAGGATGTTGTTGCTGGAGATGTTGCCCTTTGGTTCGGGGTATTGCGCATTCAATTCCGAGCGGGAGTATACCGGCAATCCGAACACTTTGCGGGAGCCATCGGGGGCATACACGGCGAATTCACCGATTCCGTTTTGAATGGCGGAGTTGTTTTCTTCCCGGTTGATCAGTGCATCCAGGGCTGCATCCTTGCTATAGGCGTAAATGTGTGCGTTATTGATTCCAACGGTAGATGAGATCTTCTCGTTGGTGTTGTAGGCGATGTAGGAAGACCGACCGGTTCTGGTTTCGTTTACGTCGGTATTGAAGACGTCCATGGACTTGGGAATTTCGTGCATGGTCAGTTGGAAATTCTTAAGTCCGAAAGCAATTTCCGTTACATCCGAAGCACCTTGCAGGGATGCGTTGATCACGTTGTCATTGCCGAATTCCACACTGCCGCCTTTGTCGTTATTGAACCGGAAGAAATACGCTTCATCTTCATCATCGGCATCGGCGAACTTGTAGTCTGCGGATTCACCTTTGCCCACTTTACTCCAGTCCTTTACCTCTACGCTTTGTTCACCAACGCCTACTTCAGCGCCGCCCCCAAGGTTGGTTCCGATGTGGAGTTCACCGCTCAGGTTAAAGAACAGGGTGCTGCTTTCCTTGACATTGGGTACAAAGTGCCCCACGTTCTTTTGGTGGAGCCGGAATCCGCCTCCGAGGCCTTCACCGGACACGGCAAACGCATCCGCATTGCTAATGGGAATACCGATGTTCTGGTCGCGCTTGTGGAAGGTTTCTCCTTTTTCCACGAAGTAGTCCATGATGTGGTCTTCACCGGTATGCGCGGAATGCATGTATCCGTAAGCTTTGAGTCGTTGAAATTCGTCCGGCGATTGCCAGCCTACGGAACCTCGTACACCGAACTTAAGGCCGGCGGGCAGGAAAGAGGGTTCGCCATCCACGTTGAACTTGGTGTTCACCAGGTAACCTTTCATGGCGGAGGTTTCAGCTGCGCGGATGTCGTCTTTGAGAAGGGACATTCCGTATGATTTGGCAGTTTCTTTTATCGTGTTGAGCGGAACTTTTCTCAGGCTCCGGAGTTTGTCCTTGATTGCCTTGGTTGCATTTTTCTTTACCTCGGCGATGTTTTTGGCTTTGGCAAGCTTTTCGTCATTCTTGGGTGTATTGCGGTCGCCTTTGTTTTTGTTTTTCAGGCGCGACAACAGCTTCATCGGGTTCACGCTGAAGTCGAATTTTCCTTTCCCATTGCTCGCATTATAGCCAAGGGTGGCAATGCCTTTCACGCTGGCAGATATGCCCTGCACGATGGCGAAACCCTTGTAGTTGTTGTAGCGGAGGGAAGCGTTAATGCCTATATCAAGACCCAGGCCGCCCAACTTCTTGAGATCGATGCTGAATATTTCGGGGAAGCCGATATCAGTGCCGGTTGTTACGGTCAGGTTGGTCTTCACCTTGTTCCAGTACTTCACGTCTTCACCGTCATAGTCATCTGGGAAGCCGCGTTTGTTCCGGTTGATGGCGCCCGGGTTAAGGGTCCATCCGTAACCCACCCACGAAGCTTCTTCTTCCGGGGATGTGCCGCTGTGGTACGAAAGTGACAGCGGGTAACTGCTGCCATTGGGCCCAGGCACATTGATCACCGGAAGGTTGTAGGTGAAATCTCCCGTGAATTCATTCACCATGTTGGTGGTGGTTACCGGTTCGAAACTGGTGAACTCCGGTTGGGATGGTCCGCTGGTGAGGGCCCATGCGGTGGAGGGGAATAGCAATTGACCTGAGATATTCAGGGCCATTGCCAGGGCGAATGCTTTGACTGCCTTGTTCTTTCTTAAGCGTAGTATCATGTCACAATTGTTTCAAAGTGGGTATGAGATCGATGTTGGCCTTCTTGAATTCGAAGTAGTTTTTTCCCAGGCCAAAAAACGGATCGTCATATGCGATGGAGATGGATGTTGATTCGTGGAGTGGAGCGGCATGTTCATTTCCGGGGACGAATACGAGTATCACATTCCTTCCGGGTGTCAGTCCGTATACATTCTCCAGGTGTGCCAACACGGGCGTATAGGTGCCTTTGTCCGTTGAGAGGGTCACATATTCCTGCATGGAAAAGTTCATCTCAAGTGCCCGTGCATTGTATTCTTCAATCTTGCTGACGTCCCTGAACATGATATCACCTTTGGTTTTTTCTTTATCGGGTCCGAGGGTCAGCAGGAACGTGGTGCTTTTCTTATAGATGTTCAGGATGCTGTCGCATTGCGCTTTGGAATAGGTCGGGTGTTGTTCAATTTCGCGGTGAGCCAGCCAGTCAGGGGGCATGAACTTCACGCGCATTTCCACGCCGTTTACCTTTTTTGATTGTACCAATCCATTCCCTGGGTCATTCACATATTGCATGAGTTCATCCCAGGAAGCCACCTGATGCATGTGGCTGCATGAAGCATTCAGCAACAAGCATGCGCATGCGATCCATAAACCGGACATCCTGCGGGGCCATCGGCGCCGCAGCGGTAAAAACAACAAACGTTGCATCAGCTTTGACCTTTATAGGATTTGTTCAGTGCCGCCAGTACTTCATCGGTGATGTCGATGGCGTCTTTTGCGTACAGCAGGTTTCCGGAAGTGGTGGTGCCAAGGATCATGTCAAAACCTTTGTTCTGACCGAATTCCTCAACAAAACTGTTGATCTGATTCAGCACAGCCTGGGTCATTTCATTGTCTGCATCCTCCCGTTTTTGTTCGATGCTTTTCATGTACCGGGTCAGGTTCTGTTGCTGAAGTGTGATCTTTTCTTCTTCCGCTGTTTTTTCACCGGCGCTCATTTTCTTCAGGTTAGCTTTGTAGCCATCAATGGAGGCCTGCAGTTCGGATTTGAGGGTTTCGATGTTGGTATCCCAGCTTTTGGATTGGGCTTCGAATTTCTTCTGGGCTTCCTTCATGCCTTCGAATTCATAGACCAGGTCGGCAGAGCGCACATAGGCAATGTGCGGTTGTTTCCAAATGTTGTAGAGGCCAAGACCCGTGTTCAGCAGTACTGCCAGCAGGATCAAGGTAATCAGGGTGGATTTCCGGTTTTTCATGAGGTTAGGGGTTTGCCGCGAAACTACTTGACAAAACTGACCTCAACCAGATGGGCTTAATGAAATGCCCTTGCGGCTTAACGAATGGTATGATTAACCTTATAAAAGGGCATAGACCTTGTTCTCTGTAAGTGTTTGCAGGTAAATGACGGGTGAAAAGGTTAACTTTTACAACACGTTTCCGGGGGTGGGGATACGTTTGGGTTAACGCAGAACACTTATACGTTGGGTGCAGATCCGGGTGCCGGTTTGCAGTCGTACCATATAGATGCCTCCTGTTGCCGGATTAAAATCATACAAATGTGTTCCGGCGTTCTGCTCTTCATTGGAAAGTGTGACCACCTTCTTCCCAAGTATTGTGAAGACTTCAAGCACGACATGCTCGCTTTTGTTGAGGGTATAAACAAGATGGGTGCCGGCGGCGGTGGGATTGGGGAAAATATTCAGTCTTGTACCGGTATCCTCCGTCGAATATATGCCCAGCAAAGGATCTATATACAGGGTGTCATTTTGAAGGTTGAAGGGAATGTGGTTGCCTGCAGAATCAATGGCTACCGCTTCTGTGAATGACAAGGGCATGATAAAATATTCGGAAGGGGAAGGAGATACCTGGAACCGCACCGTAGCGATCTGGCCATACCCACTCTTACCGGTGTGGTTGATTCGGGACATAGCACCGTCCAACTTGTCCAACATTTCCTGAGGTACGGAAAGTGTGATAGCGTCTGTTCCCGGGGTGATGTACCATGAAGGCACATAGGATAGTTGCAAGGTTGAAGATGTCAATCGTTTGGTAGGCATGCCGAGGTCGAATGCGAGTCCATAGAGATGTTGTACCGGTACCTGGTTGTCGCCGAACAGGATCTGAGCTTCAACCCATTCTCCGGGAGCTACATTCCTTTTTATTAATTGTACCCGCAGGGTTGGATAAGATGGATTAACAACCGGAGCAGTGTTTGATTTGCTGTGCACTTTGCCATAGTTGAGTTTGATGGCAAGGGTGTCATCGGCATCAATGGTTCCCGAGCCGTCGCAATCGGCATGCTTTAAGTCAAAGCCATTGAATTGTTGTTTGCCCCAATCGGTGCATACCTGTGCGGTCCACTGGGTAGAGATCGAACTTCTGGACGGACCGGATTCGCCATAGTAGACACCGATGTTCAAAAGGTCCTTGTTGTCTGCAACAAAATCACTGTTGGCGTCACCTGGCCAAACAGATTGGCACAATGCGGAATTACAGGTTTCGTATACCACGATACGGCGGTCAACACCGATATTGCGGAGCACCTGGTGTATTCCTGAGGGCCAATTCAACAAGATAGAGTCAACACTTTCAAGGTTCTTGAATCCCAGCATCACCTCCAAGGTATTCTGGCTTCTGTAACCGGTCTGGCCGGAAACCTCCCTTGTAATGATCTGGGGTTTTCCATCGAGTGTCACATACGCAGAAACTTTGGTGCCGATGGCGGATCGGTTGCTGATCACACCCACAAGCTTCAGTTTCAACCAATGATTGCAGTTGCCTCTGTTGGCATAAATCATCGGGTAGGCATCCAATCCAACCACAATCAGATCGGGATCTCCGTCATTTTCTATATCTCCCCATGCACATGTGGTTGAAGCCCATGATTCCGCCGCAGTGGAATTAAATGCGGGGAAAAGGGTTGAGCTGAATGTGC harbors:
- a CDS encoding OmpH family outer membrane protein, whose product is MKNRKSTLITLILLAVLLNTGLGLYNIWKQPHIAYVRSADLVYEFEGMKEAQKKFEAQSKSWDTNIETLKSELQASIDGYKANLKKMSAGEKTAEEEKITLQQQNLTRYMKSIEQKREDADNEMTQAVLNQINSFVEEFGQNKGFDMILGTTTSGNLLYAKDAIDITDEVLAALNKSYKGQS
- a CDS encoding VCBS repeat-containing protein: MDLFVTSLTGDNLLLHNNGDGTFSQVSNAGDLLTSKRPSWSSAWADYDNDGYLDLFVTHHYTNPNTQFAQKNSLYHNNGDGTFSSTLFPAFNSTAAESWASTTCAWGDIENDGDPDLIVVGLDAYPMIYANRGNCNHWLKLKLVGVISNRSAIGTKVSAYVTLDGKPQIITREVSGQTGYRSQNTLEVMLGFKNLESVDSILLNWPSGIHQVLRNIGVDRRIVVYETCNSALCQSVWPGDANSDFVADNKDLLNIGVYYGESGPSRSSISTQWTAQVCTDWGKQQFNGFDLKHADCDGSGTIDADDTLAIKLNYGKVHSKSNTAPVVNPSYPTLRVQLIKRNVAPGEWVEAQILFGDNQVPVQHLYGLAFDLGMPTKRLTSSTLQLSYVPSWYITPGTDAITLSVPQEMLDKLDGAMSRINHTGKSGYGQIATVRFQVSPSPSEYFIMPLSFTEAVAIDSAGNHIPFNLQNDTLYIDPLLGIYSTEDTGTRLNIFPNPTAAGTHLVYTLNKSEHVVLEVFTILGKKVVTLSNEEQNAGTHLYDFNPATGGIYMVRLQTGTRICTQRISVLR